ACAGGTCGATCACGTTCTTGCCGCCCTGGACGTCCAGGTCGAGCAGGGGCACCTCGCCGCGGTCGATCATGGCCTGGATGTGGTCGCGGCGGGTGCCGTAGCGGCGGTCGTGCACGTGCGCCCACTCCACGAAGGCGCCGGCGGCGACGAGCAGGTCGAACTCGGCGTCGTCGACGTAGTGGTAGTCGACGCCCTCCCGCTCCCCGGAGCGGATCGGGCGCGTGGTGGTCGACACCGAGAAGCGCACGCGCGGGTCCTCGGCGAGCAGGGCCCGCACGAAGGTGGTCTTGCCCGCGCCGCTCGGGCCGCTGATCAGCAGGATCATCGCCGGGTCACTCCAGGTTCTGGACCTGTTCGCGCAGGGTCTCGATCTCTTCCTTCATGGCGATCACCGCGCGCGTGATCTCGAGGTTCTGGGTCTTGGAACCCATGGTGTTGACCTCGCGGTGCATCTCCTGGAACAGGAAGTTCAGGCGCTTGGCCACCTGGCCGCCCTCGGCCAGGGCCTCGCGCACCTGCTCGAGGTGGCTGGCGAGGCGCTCGCACTCCTCGTTGATGTTGCCCTTGTCCACGAGGATCGCCGCCTCCTGGGCCAGGCGCTGCGGGTCGATGGCGTCGCCCAGCAGCTGGGCCAGCCGCTCGCGCAGCCGGTTCTGCGCCTCCTCGAGGGCGCCGGGCACCAGGGCGCCCACCGTGCCGAGGTGGCGGTCGATGGCCACGGTCCGCGCGCGCATCTCGGCGGCGGTCTCGTCGCCCTCCTTGCGCTTCATCGCCTCGAGACCGGCGATGGCCAGGTCGAGGGCGGCCGTCACGGCCGCCTGCAGGGCCTCGCGGTCGTCCTCCGGCTGGCCTCCGTCGAACAGGCCGGGCAGGGC
The sequence above is drawn from the bacterium genome and encodes:
- the gmk gene encoding guanylate kinase, with the protein product MILLISGPSGAGKTTFVRALLAEDPRVRFSVSTTTRPIRSGEREGVDYHYVDDAEFDLLVAAGAFVEWAHVHDRRYGTRRDHIQAMIDRGEVPLLDLDVQGGKNVIDLYGDDLVSVFVFPPSWDALEARLRSRATDGPEVIATRLRNARWEVGYASHYRYWIVNADLTEALRRMSAILTAEQCRRERFREPPLVPTLEPPVGQ
- a CDS encoding YicC/YloC family endoribonuclease, whose product is SALAFCELDIREVLKNRVARGRVSCTLTLERGTAATVSALQPARVEAGLSALNAMADAVAARGLPRPEIRLEHLLALPGLFDGGQPEDDREALQAAVTAALDLAIAGLEAMKRKEGDETAAEMRARTVAIDRHLGTVGALVPGALEEAQNRLRERLAQLLGDAIDPQRLAQEAAILVDKGNINEECERLASHLEQVREALAEGGQVAKRLNFLFQEMHREVNTMGSKTQNLEITRAVIAMKEEIETLREQVQNLE